A single window of Candidatus Obscuribacter sp. DNA harbors:
- a CDS encoding tetratricopeptide repeat protein — translation MLDVRLSTVLFCFKLTAPLPLLAVALTVLCGADVRAQGQYPRTIAYVSPATATLATVSVEQVRQQAQQAYQSTQFEQSLSCYRQVVASGSASAADYYWLAESHSQLGQFASAAQALQEAIKLDGSNDLLKVRLVQSHFAARDRGAAQAACHKALGSVRDGRAREQLALLLKVIQMPEPEPVRGKTSDAGAMSTER, via the coding sequence ATGCTTGATGTCAGATTGTCTACGGTTTTATTTTGCTTCAAGCTTACTGCTCCGTTACCGCTTTTGGCTGTAGCTCTTACTGTATTGTGTGGTGCAGATGTGCGGGCACAAGGTCAATATCCTCGCACTATCGCCTATGTCTCTCCCGCTACTGCGACTCTAGCCACTGTCAGTGTGGAGCAAGTCAGGCAGCAGGCACAGCAAGCTTATCAATCCACACAGTTTGAGCAGTCACTCAGTTGTTATCGCCAGGTGGTGGCCAGTGGCTCGGCGTCGGCTGCTGATTATTACTGGCTGGCTGAGTCACACTCTCAGCTCGGTCAATTTGCCAGTGCTGCTCAGGCGCTACAAGAAGCAATCAAGCTCGATGGCTCAAATGATTTGCTCAAGGTGAGACTGGTGCAGTCTCATTTTGCTGCTAGAGACCGGGGGGCTGCTCAGGCTGCCTGCCACAAGGCTCTGGGTAGTGTGCGCGATGGTCGTGCCAGGGAGCAACTGGCGCTGCTCCTCAAAGTGATACAAATGCCTGAGCCTGAGCCTGTGCGCGGCAAAACCAGTGATGCCGGTGCAATGAGCACGGAGCGCTAA
- a CDS encoding PAS domain S-box protein: MSNIKIGIVAKGLIIVAIPLVFECGVVSLMANLESQAETAAAHAERANEVSTLINELIQELYTGVKNIKLSGPDSYDRRERIGSAKAKIMRLKTLIGNDNPQGLQTLLVAERAVNEGDDMLTRAERAVESNDQEELQRIRDQSKNFTTRVITPDLIALGEKQKEISDQNAPIQAGFRRQMRTVLWIALSTSILGTIIMALFTTRSVTRRLARLADNSRRIGRGEKLTYPMGGTDEISELDTNLHRMSAEINQLLQRERIILQNARDVIFVVDSDLKILRISPSVEEVVGLDPEELVGSSCLALFDRERSKEAATTLLRFASGGESAIADSKLEAVLLTESGKRITVLVSLSQISAEDSMLVILHDISALKEAERFKQDVVNMVSHDLRSPLTMVGHSLEMLEEGMFGDINEDGVNMLKRAEQATRQMTVLVSDLLDLEKLESGTLRLNVSTLSSAAILEQARVSTLDFAAKCKCNVVIGSAQGFVSCDSDRVNQILVNLITNALKFSPAGKDVLLSAQQQGEMVLFSVKDQGRGISPEQQKDVFERFKQSRGEDSKGGFGLGLAICKILVEMHGGAISVDSSSAGSIFKFTLPHVRRQMGPAVTFTSIPGQS; encoded by the coding sequence TTGAGCAATATCAAGATTGGAATCGTCGCAAAAGGACTCATCATTGTGGCTATTCCACTGGTGTTTGAGTGTGGCGTGGTCAGTCTTATGGCCAATCTAGAGTCGCAAGCAGAGACTGCTGCAGCCCATGCTGAACGCGCTAATGAAGTTTCGACACTAATTAACGAACTCATACAAGAGCTATACACCGGAGTCAAAAACATCAAACTGTCTGGTCCGGATAGTTACGACCGACGTGAACGCATAGGCTCGGCCAAGGCCAAAATAATGCGTTTGAAGACATTGATAGGTAATGACAATCCGCAGGGACTACAGACCTTGCTTGTGGCTGAGCGTGCTGTTAACGAAGGTGATGACATGCTTACCAGAGCCGAAAGAGCTGTGGAATCCAATGACCAGGAAGAATTACAAAGGATTCGCGACCAGTCGAAAAACTTTACCACCCGGGTAATTACTCCGGATCTTATTGCTCTGGGCGAGAAGCAAAAAGAAATTTCAGATCAAAACGCACCAATCCAGGCTGGCTTTAGACGGCAGATGCGGACTGTACTCTGGATTGCTCTATCGACGAGTATCCTGGGCACAATTATCATGGCTCTGTTTACTACCCGCTCAGTTACGCGCAGACTAGCTCGTCTGGCTGATAATAGCAGGCGTATTGGACGCGGCGAAAAACTCACTTATCCCATGGGTGGTACCGACGAAATCTCTGAACTCGATACAAATCTGCATCGCATGTCTGCTGAAATCAACCAGCTCTTGCAGCGCGAGCGCATAATTTTGCAAAATGCTCGCGATGTTATTTTTGTTGTTGATAGCGACCTCAAAATATTGCGCATCAGTCCCTCGGTAGAAGAAGTTGTCGGTCTCGATCCCGAAGAGCTAGTGGGCAGCAGTTGTCTGGCTCTCTTTGATCGAGAGCGCAGCAAGGAGGCAGCTACGACACTGTTGCGATTTGCCAGTGGTGGTGAGAGTGCTATTGCCGATAGCAAACTAGAAGCCGTGCTTTTAACAGAATCAGGCAAGCGCATCACAGTGCTTGTTTCGCTCAGTCAAATCTCGGCTGAAGACAGCATGCTGGTTATTTTGCATGATATCAGTGCTCTCAAGGAGGCAGAACGCTTTAAGCAAGATGTGGTCAACATGGTCAGCCACGATTTGCGATCACCGCTTACTATGGTTGGACACAGTCTTGAAATGCTTGAAGAAGGTATGTTTGGCGATATCAACGAAGATGGCGTCAATATGCTTAAGCGCGCCGAGCAAGCCACAAGGCAAATGACTGTATTGGTCAGCGATTTACTTGATCTCGAAAAATTAGAAAGCGGCACTTTGCGCCTCAATGTTTCAACTCTTTCTAGTGCGGCAATACTTGAGCAGGCCCGGGTATCGACCCTTGATTTTGCGGCAAAGTGCAAATGCAATGTGGTGATCGGTAGCGCTCAGGGTTTTGTTTCTTGTGACTCTGACAGGGTCAATCAAATACTGGTCAATTTGATTACCAATGCACTTAAATTTTCGCCGGCTGGTAAGGATGTGCTTTTGTCCGCCCAGCAACAGGGTGAAATGGTCTTATTTAGCGTAAAAGACCAGGGCCGTGGTATCTCGCCAGAGCAACAAAAGGATGTCTTTGAACGCTTTAAGCAAAGCCGGGGCGAAGACAGTAAAGGCGGCTTTGGCTTAGGCTTGGCAATATGCAAGATATTGGTCGAGATGCACGGCGGTGCTATATCCGTGGATAGTAGTAGCGCCGGTAGTATCTTTAAGTTTACCCTGCCCCATGTACGCAGGCAGATGGGTCCTGCGGTGACCTTTACAAGTATCCCCGGACAAAGTTGA
- a CDS encoding ROK family transcriptional regulator: MFYSNCVSEGIISRSFVDMRRRNALSILDVVRHQPGVSRADLSRAVNLSRATVSNIVDELISIGMLEEIGAMNTSRGRKPIGLNFCPHSRYEAGVSIEDGKCRIAICDLDGNPTHRGAVNIGKQLNSDAAAKLAETVENLLQKAGGTKKRLGTLGLALPGPLQVDKPVLGETLPRPPKKYAGFAREMEKNLGVNVHICSNTRAAALAEARRGGLELDGWVIFARLGHKVRCAVALDGRLVETESELGGDLGELCVPGNDFTCQCGKVGCINSVAAADAIIGLCQQRGLAVETTNQLIALVQSKDADARDIVRQAASAIGYGIATTINIFSPAAVVVSGPLVESGEAFWSVLDKSVKRYALTENLKRCEIRKANLWKEAEAIGASLFALSRDGLLPTLIAQDKAAIVGSMANDNALPEPVDEVALD; this comes from the coding sequence TTGTTTTATAGCAATTGTGTAAGTGAGGGCATCATCAGTCGCAGTTTTGTCGATATGCGCAGACGCAACGCACTATCTATACTGGATGTAGTGCGACATCAGCCTGGCGTCAGTAGAGCCGACTTGTCGCGAGCTGTTAATCTCTCGCGTGCCACGGTGAGTAATATCGTCGACGAGCTTATCTCTATCGGTATGCTCGAAGAAATCGGCGCCATGAACACGAGCCGCGGACGCAAGCCAATCGGTCTAAACTTTTGTCCCCACAGTCGCTATGAGGCTGGTGTCAGCATCGAAGACGGCAAATGTCGGATAGCCATTTGCGATCTCGATGGCAATCCCACTCACCGTGGTGCTGTAAATATCGGCAAACAACTAAATAGTGATGCAGCAGCTAAACTGGCCGAAACTGTGGAAAACTTGCTGCAAAAAGCTGGCGGTACAAAAAAACGACTGGGCACGCTGGGCTTGGCTCTACCCGGTCCACTACAGGTAGATAAGCCTGTCTTGGGTGAGACATTGCCCAGACCCCCTAAAAAATATGCTGGCTTTGCTAGAGAAATGGAAAAAAATCTTGGCGTCAATGTCCATATTTGCTCCAACACGCGCGCTGCGGCCCTGGCTGAGGCAAGACGCGGCGGACTGGAACTAGATGGCTGGGTGATTTTTGCACGGCTCGGGCACAAAGTGCGCTGTGCCGTTGCTCTTGATGGTCGACTGGTGGAGACTGAGTCTGAGCTTGGTGGCGACCTCGGTGAGCTTTGTGTGCCTGGTAACGACTTTACCTGTCAGTGTGGCAAAGTTGGTTGTATCAATAGTGTCGCGGCTGCCGACGCCATCATTGGTCTTTGCCAGCAGCGTGGTTTGGCTGTGGAGACCACCAATCAGCTCATCGCCCTGGTGCAATCAAAAGACGCTGATGCTAGAGATATCGTGCGCCAGGCAGCCTCTGCTATCGGCTATGGCATTGCCACTACGATAAATATTTTTAGTCCGGCAGCGGTGGTTGTATCGGGTCCTCTGGTGGAGTCTGGAGAGGCCTTCTGGAGTGTGCTGGACAAATCGGTCAAAAGGTATGCCCTGACCGAAAACCTCAAACGCTGCGAAATACGTAAAGCCAATCTCTGGAAAGAAGCGGAGGCAATTGGAGCATCTCTATTTGCGCTATCGCGTGATGGGCTTTTGCCCACCTTGATTGCTCAGGATAAGGCGGCCATTGTTGGCTCCATGGCTAATGATAATGCACTACCTGAGCCTGTCGATGAAGTAGCTCTGGATTAA
- a CDS encoding response regulator transcription factor, with protein MSKILLVEDDVNLAESIMMWLRAQQHVIEHVINGRDALDLIMHGSYEVVVLDWDLPGMSGLDVCRTVRSEGNKVPIIMLTGKDTVDHKVTGLDAGVDDYLAKPFNLKELSSRLRAITRRSGGTPTNLLKVQDLTLDTESHRVTKGGEEIKLMPREFAVLEFLLRNEKQVFSTETLLLRLWHTDSESSPDAVRACIKRLRKKLDGDDGEEHSIIETVPKIGYRIRQS; from the coding sequence ATGTCCAAGATTTTACTTGTAGAAGATGATGTCAATTTAGCTGAGTCAATCATGATGTGGTTGCGCGCTCAGCAACACGTTATCGAGCATGTAATCAACGGCAGAGACGCTCTGGACCTCATTATGCACGGTAGCTACGAAGTAGTAGTTTTGGACTGGGATCTGCCCGGTATGAGCGGTCTTGATGTCTGCCGCACAGTACGCAGCGAAGGTAACAAAGTGCCGATAATTATGCTCACCGGTAAAGATACTGTTGATCATAAGGTCACCGGTCTTGATGCTGGCGTGGATGACTATTTAGCCAAACCATTTAATCTAAAAGAGCTAAGCTCAAGATTGAGAGCAATTACCAGACGCTCTGGTGGCACGCCCACCAACTTACTCAAAGTGCAAGATCTCACTCTCGACACAGAGAGCCACCGCGTCACAAAAGGTGGCGAAGAAATCAAACTAATGCCGCGAGAATTTGCCGTACTGGAGTTTTTGCTGCGCAACGAAAAGCAAGTTTTTAGCACAGAGACTTTGCTACTCAGACTCTGGCACACAGACAGCGAATCCAGTCCTGATGCGGTTAGAGCATGCATCAAAAGACTACGCAAAAAACTGGATGGCGATGATGGCGAAGAGCATTCGATTATCGAGACAGTACCAAAAATTGGTTATCGCATCAGACAATCATGA
- a CDS encoding trehalose-6-phosphate synthase, with protein MHLLSYRGPAMAGGVSGTFASLWDAKSTYLNAWSFLEGESVCQVTDFGRREIATISPKLLDSHYRFCNEFIWPVMHDMPERVRFVEADYNCYKIFNRSMAANMLTANAEDELFIQDYQFALMPSRLAASSDFKSMLFWHIPWPKQVAPEHLRPVQDITRAMLDAQVIGFHTDEYANNFLNFVRNHLPNCTQLAQRLLARHHQSVVVRPLGVPTGLFKADDATAGGDNQQALKKLLQSAQPLPYILSIDRADYTKGIKERLRAIRAFFTLFPSWRGKIVFVQLCAPTRSGLIEFDQYWQECEAMGNALNLDLSSGDWHPLIWVKSSLGCEQLVELYRNARAMLVNPIRDGLNLTAKEFVQAQRDKDPGVLFLSSGAGAFVELGEHCVAIKPQDTLSMAAALHHGLRLSKEEREERMHAMKTMVERDNLNSWWDYFAAITDQLSAGSSEVVQLNTKSKRQPVAIRIGA; from the coding sequence ATGCACCTTCTGTCATATAGAGGGCCGGCGATGGCTGGCGGTGTTTCAGGGACATTTGCTTCGCTCTGGGATGCTAAATCCACTTACCTTAATGCCTGGAGCTTCTTAGAAGGCGAGTCGGTTTGCCAGGTAACAGACTTTGGCAGACGCGAAATCGCCACAATCTCTCCAAAGCTGCTAGATAGTCATTACCGTTTTTGCAATGAATTTATCTGGCCTGTTATGCATGACATGCCAGAGCGCGTGCGCTTTGTCGAAGCAGACTATAACTGCTATAAAATTTTCAACCGTTCGATGGCAGCTAATATGCTCACAGCCAATGCCGAAGACGAACTATTTATACAGGACTATCAATTCGCCTTGATGCCTTCTCGCCTGGCCGCTAGTTCTGACTTCAAATCCATGTTGTTCTGGCATATTCCGTGGCCCAAACAAGTTGCCCCCGAACATTTGCGTCCGGTGCAAGATATCACTAGAGCCATGCTCGATGCTCAGGTTATCGGTTTTCATACTGATGAATACGCCAACAACTTTTTAAACTTTGTCCGTAACCACCTGCCCAATTGCACCCAACTAGCTCAGCGACTGCTCGCCCGCCACCACCAGTCAGTAGTAGTCAGACCACTGGGCGTGCCAACAGGTCTGTTTAAGGCAGATGATGCAACCGCTGGCGGTGACAACCAACAAGCTCTTAAAAAACTGCTGCAATCAGCACAACCGCTGCCATATATCCTCTCTATCGATAGGGCAGACTATACCAAGGGTATCAAAGAGAGGCTGCGAGCAATTAGAGCATTCTTTACGCTGTTTCCTTCATGGAGAGGCAAAATAGTCTTTGTGCAGCTCTGTGCCCCAACTCGCAGCGGACTTATAGAGTTTGATCAATACTGGCAAGAATGCGAAGCAATGGGCAACGCCCTCAACCTCGACCTCAGCAGTGGCGATTGGCATCCTCTAATCTGGGTCAAAAGCTCGCTTGGATGTGAGCAATTGGTGGAGCTTTATCGCAACGCCAGAGCAATGCTGGTCAATCCTATAAGGGACGGTCTCAATTTGACAGCCAAAGAATTTGTCCAGGCACAGAGAGATAAAGACCCTGGTGTGCTGTTTTTGTCTAGCGGTGCTGGCGCCTTTGTGGAGCTTGGTGAGCACTGTGTCGCCATCAAACCCCAGGATACTCTATCCATGGCGGCTGCTTTGCACCACGGACTGAGACTATCAAAGGAAGAGCGTGAAGAACGCATGCATGCCATGAAAACAATGGTAGAACGCGACAATCTGAATAGCTGGTGGGATTACTTTGCCGCCATCACCGATCAGCTCAGTGCTGGCAGTAGTGAAGTGGTACAACTCAATACCAAAAGCAAGCGCCAACCAGTTGCCATACGCATCGGTGCTTGA
- a CDS encoding class D beta-lactamase, whose amino-acid sequence MATKKYFVDTFAVLVTTFSVALGAGLGPTCNMAYGGEQRSDFGSLDNTLMERSFKDYKAAFVIKDLKNGSFMRFSPEQCAVRQSPCSTFKIFNSLVGLDCGVLKDERQAFEWDGKDRDIDSWNRDHTLQTAMSNSVVWYYQKLASLVGESRMRKYIKSVHYGNEDITGGITKFWLESSLKISPDEQEQFLERLVEDKLPFDKRSTAIVRGLLRLDMTDRGVLYGKTGTGRDGKLDHLGWFVGYVVRPDRTYVFATRIEGTDGAGGKKAREITIRLLQEAGLL is encoded by the coding sequence ATGGCAACCAAAAAGTATTTTGTTGATACGTTTGCAGTCCTTGTCACGACTTTTAGTGTGGCTCTGGGCGCTGGGCTAGGTCCGACTTGCAATATGGCTTACGGTGGCGAGCAGCGATCTGATTTTGGCTCGCTCGATAACACACTTATGGAGCGGAGTTTTAAGGATTACAAGGCTGCCTTTGTTATTAAAGACCTCAAAAATGGCTCTTTTATGCGCTTTTCGCCGGAGCAATGTGCAGTCAGGCAATCGCCCTGTTCGACTTTTAAGATATTCAATAGTTTGGTCGGACTCGATTGTGGTGTACTCAAAGACGAGAGGCAGGCTTTTGAATGGGACGGTAAGGACAGGGACATCGATAGCTGGAATCGTGACCATACCTTGCAAACTGCCATGTCTAACTCTGTGGTCTGGTACTACCAAAAGCTGGCATCGCTCGTTGGCGAGTCACGTATGCGCAAGTACATAAAGAGTGTGCATTACGGTAACGAAGATATTACCGGTGGTATCACCAAATTTTGGCTCGAAAGCTCGCTTAAAATTAGTCCTGACGAACAAGAGCAGTTTTTGGAGCGTCTGGTAGAAGATAAATTGCCTTTTGACAAGCGCTCGACTGCCATAGTACGTGGTCTTTTGCGCCTAGATATGACCGATAGAGGTGTGCTCTATGGCAAAACTGGCACAGGGAGGGATGGTAAATTGGACCATCTTGGCTGGTTTGTTGGTTATGTAGTGCGACCCGATCGGACTTATGTATTTGCCACTCGCATCGAGGGCACTGATGGTGCTGGCGGCAAAAAAGCGCGCGAAATTACAATCAGGCTTTTGCAAGAGGCCGGCTTGCTATAA
- a CDS encoding GDP-mannose 4,6-dehydratase translates to MQDTTVLVTGCAGFLGPWVCELLLELGCTVIGLDRLYNDDSRIHQVLKDQMQDPDGPDRLKLVNVDIEDYDKTYGVIRDHNVGVIFHLAAQALVGVANQNPVPTFTSNIQGTWHIMEAARLLRDAGQQIEAIVVASSDKAYGDQVNLPYLEDAPMQGRFPYDVSKSCADLIARSYFHSYNLPVAITRCGNLYGGGDTNYSRIVPGTIISVIKGEQPVVRSDGSPVRDYIYVQDAARANIAIASRLMQDKGLSGEAFNISNDAPVSVLAMVDAILKLMQRQDLSPIIEGHATREIQAQYLSSEKIRSTLGWAPEFELSDGLSRAIAWYRDRVAVGQMA, encoded by the coding sequence ATTCAAGACACTACTGTACTTGTGACCGGCTGTGCCGGGTTTTTGGGTCCCTGGGTATGTGAGCTTTTGCTTGAGCTTGGCTGCACCGTTATTGGTCTGGACCGCCTTTATAACGATGATTCGCGCATCCATCAAGTGCTCAAGGATCAGATGCAGGATCCTGATGGTCCCGACCGGCTCAAGCTGGTTAATGTCGACATCGAAGACTATGACAAGACCTACGGCGTAATCCGCGATCACAATGTGGGGGTGATTTTTCACCTGGCGGCTCAGGCTCTTGTGGGGGTTGCCAATCAAAATCCGGTACCAACTTTTACCTCCAATATCCAGGGCACCTGGCACATCATGGAAGCAGCGCGTCTTTTGCGTGATGCCGGTCAACAAATTGAGGCCATTGTGGTGGCTTCTTCTGACAAAGCCTATGGTGATCAGGTCAATTTGCCCTATCTAGAGGATGCTCCCATGCAGGGGCGCTTCCCTTATGATGTCTCCAAGAGCTGTGCTGATTTGATTGCTCGCTCATACTTCCACTCATACAATTTGCCTGTGGCAATAACCCGTTGTGGCAATCTCTATGGCGGCGGAGACACCAACTACAGCCGCATTGTGCCAGGCACGATTATCTCTGTCATCAAAGGCGAGCAGCCTGTGGTGCGCTCCGACGGCTCCCCGGTGCGGGATTATATCTATGTGCAAGACGCTGCTCGTGCCAATATCGCTATCGCCTCCCGCTTGATGCAGGACAAAGGTCTCAGTGGTGAAGCTTTTAACATCAGCAATGATGCCCCTGTGTCTGTGCTTGCCATGGTGGATGCCATTTTAAAATTGATGCAACGCCAGGATTTGAGCCCCATAATAGAAGGTCATGCCACAAGAGAAATCCAGGCGCAGTATCTCAGCTCCGAAAAAATCCGCTCAACCCTGGGCTGGGCGCCGGAATTTGAGCTAAGCGACGGTTTGAGTCGAGCGATTGCCTGGTATAGGGATAGAGTGGCTGTCGGACAGATGGCATAG
- a CDS encoding aldo/keto reductase: MQKRNLGKSGLTVAPLAFGCNVFGWTADQATAFKLLDAFVDSDLNLLDTADVYPVWHPGNVGGESETIIGNWLKKSSKRDKVIIATKVGMKMAPALGTENLSRKYIFDSVEKSLKRLQIETIDLYQAHTDDPVTPLEETLTAFDDLIKQGKVRAIGASNYSGARLKEALAVSKAAGLARYECLQPEYNLYDRAGYELELEPLCHKEHLGVISYFSLARGFLSGKYRSEADLSQSPRGTGVKKYLNERGFAIVDTLHKVAKELHSQPARVALAWLIARPSITAPIASATTLSQLEDLIAAAKLTLSAAAIAELDQASQ; this comes from the coding sequence ATGCAAAAACGCAATCTTGGCAAGTCTGGACTGACTGTGGCACCACTGGCTTTTGGCTGCAATGTCTTTGGCTGGACAGCTGATCAGGCAACAGCTTTTAAGCTACTCGATGCCTTTGTCGATAGTGACCTCAACTTACTCGATACTGCCGATGTCTATCCAGTCTGGCATCCAGGCAATGTGGGCGGCGAATCAGAAACAATAATCGGCAACTGGCTTAAAAAATCAAGTAAGCGCGATAAAGTAATTATCGCCACAAAAGTCGGCATGAAAATGGCACCGGCCCTGGGCACCGAAAATCTCTCACGCAAATATATTTTTGACTCAGTAGAAAAATCGCTAAAGCGCTTGCAAATAGAGACTATAGATCTATATCAAGCCCACACTGATGATCCAGTCACGCCATTAGAAGAAACACTGACAGCATTTGACGACCTGATTAAACAAGGCAAAGTGCGTGCCATCGGCGCATCCAATTACAGCGGAGCAAGGCTCAAAGAGGCTCTAGCCGTGAGCAAAGCAGCTGGACTGGCTCGCTACGAGTGCCTGCAGCCAGAATACAATCTTTATGACAGAGCTGGTTACGAGCTAGAGCTGGAGCCACTTTGCCACAAAGAACATCTGGGTGTGATCTCGTATTTTTCTTTAGCGCGGGGATTTCTCTCGGGCAAATACCGCTCTGAAGCAGACTTAAGCCAGAGTCCACGAGGCACTGGAGTAAAAAAATATTTGAACGAACGCGGCTTTGCTATCGTCGATACTCTACATAAAGTAGCAAAAGAATTACACAGCCAACCAGCCCGTGTTGCCCTGGCCTGGCTCATAGCCAGACCAAGTATTACAGCTCCTATTGCCAGTGCCACCACACTGAGCCAGTTAGAAGATTTGATAGCAGCAGCAAAACTTACGCTAAGCGCCGCAGCTATAGCTGAGTTAGACCAAGCAAGCCAATAG
- a CDS encoding VWA domain-containing protein → MPFAYNSRNNKGQSLIALMMIIALVVMPLLAVLSFECARLILAKQELQSASDAAVLTAAATLASADDLNSLQAHKDAIEAALKIFKANTVLGRSLANTKVVASPAAFNCAVGESNVYFEFVNPITLQVEPLTSPNAKVVRVYSCTGSELAFGNFVGIASMAVNALATSAVPKLDMVVCFDVSGSMDDQTPVTLVKRKWDPTLGAGKIVYSPVNSINGPMHGKIFDILKPAATGSSLNAAAPQILTEAYWNAKCYSSEYLAKHYGVPGLRSGGVYPEAGRPPGNYPPGLAPTFDGFNVFTDSVVNIDGQAAFGGFTYNGFDFPDVGTLVEASRGNLESDSLYRASKANTSLHVTPRAGYQKAYLEASAHQIKPMQEAKSALTSMVKILNTDVDAHFGFVAFDSIVGANDNSTESFYDIDDYALYGAKRGFAIPHVVIDSGAAQNKYNDVVSAIDKCVPMGATNIGAAVHAAVTDLKSRSRTGSTRAIVLFTDGEPTVPSGPLSSDPKANARMAAKEARDAGIALYTIGLAQNAAIIPDQTDILNDQNTDPTTGGMAAIAGHGGTFNLVTDSSQLRQTFAKIARRLVRLVAN, encoded by the coding sequence ATGCCATTTGCTTATAATAGTCGAAACAACAAAGGTCAGAGTTTGATAGCGCTGATGATGATCATCGCTCTGGTGGTGATGCCACTATTGGCGGTGCTATCGTTTGAGTGCGCTCGCCTTATCCTGGCCAAACAAGAGCTCCAGAGTGCCTCCGATGCCGCCGTGCTTACTGCCGCAGCTACTCTTGCCAGTGCCGATGACCTCAATAGTCTGCAGGCGCACAAAGACGCTATAGAGGCCGCTCTCAAGATATTTAAAGCTAATACTGTGCTTGGCCGCTCATTGGCCAATACAAAAGTAGTGGCATCACCAGCAGCTTTTAACTGTGCCGTGGGTGAGTCCAATGTCTATTTTGAATTTGTCAATCCAATCACACTCCAGGTCGAGCCACTAACCAGTCCTAATGCCAAAGTAGTCAGAGTCTATAGCTGTACTGGCAGTGAGCTTGCTTTTGGTAATTTTGTCGGGATAGCCTCAATGGCAGTAAACGCTCTGGCTACCAGTGCTGTACCCAAGCTCGATATGGTGGTGTGTTTTGATGTCTCTGGCTCGATGGATGATCAAACACCAGTGACTCTGGTCAAGCGCAAATGGGACCCGACTCTGGGAGCTGGCAAGATTGTTTACAGTCCAGTAAATAGTATCAATGGTCCGATGCATGGCAAAATATTTGACATACTCAAACCCGCTGCCACAGGCTCTTCGCTCAATGCTGCCGCACCACAGATACTGACAGAAGCATACTGGAATGCTAAATGTTACTCTTCTGAGTATCTGGCTAAGCACTACGGTGTGCCTGGTTTGCGCTCCGGAGGTGTTTATCCCGAGGCCGGGCGTCCCCCGGGCAACTATCCGCCTGGTCTTGCTCCCACATTTGATGGCTTCAATGTCTTTACTGATAGTGTCGTAAACATAGATGGACAGGCAGCTTTTGGTGGGTTTACCTATAATGGTTTTGACTTCCCTGATGTTGGTACCCTGGTCGAAGCTTCTCGGGGCAATCTTGAATCAGACTCGCTTTACCGGGCCAGCAAAGCCAATACTAGCCTCCATGTGACACCAAGAGCTGGTTATCAAAAAGCCTATCTGGAAGCCAGTGCTCATCAAATTAAGCCCATGCAAGAGGCAAAGAGTGCACTGACCAGTATGGTCAAAATACTCAATACCGATGTCGATGCTCACTTTGGTTTTGTCGCTTTTGACTCGATTGTGGGTGCCAATGACAACAGTACTGAGAGCTTTTATGATATCGACGACTATGCCCTCTATGGCGCTAAACGTGGCTTTGCTATCCCTCATGTGGTGATTGACTCAGGTGCGGCTCAAAATAAATACAACGACGTTGTCAGCGCTATAGATAAATGTGTACCGATGGGTGCCACCAATATCGGTGCTGCGGTGCACGCCGCCGTCACTGATTTAAAGAGCCGCTCGCGCACCGGCAGTACTCGTGCCATTGTGTTATTTACTGATGGCGAGCCCACTGTACCCAGTGGTCCGCTCAGCTCCGATCCCAAAGCCAATGCCCGGATGGCGGCAAAAGAAGCCCGCGATGCTGGTATCGCTTTGTACACCATAGGACTGGCGCAAAATGCCGCCATCATCCCGGATCAGACTGATATCTTAAATGACCAAAATACAGATCCTACTACTGGTGGTATGGCGGCTATTGCCGGCCATGGTGGCACTTTTAATCTGGTGACCGATAGCTCACAGCTACGTCAGACTTTTGCCAAAATTGCCAGACGTCTTGTGCGGCTTGTGGCAAATTGA